In Archaeoglobaceae archaeon, the sequence ATTCAAAACATCCCGCTCGTTGAAAGACCCGCAATAATGGATTCCGCAAACCTAAACCTTGGCTACGTTAGAGCGATTGAGTCCGCTTTGGATCTTGAAGTGCCAGAGAGGGCAAAGTATCTCAGGACGATCCTTGCTGAGCTATGCAGAATTGGAACGCATTTATACGATGCGGCGATTCTTGCGGTATTCTTGGGGCACACAACTGGTTTCATGTATCCATTTGGCATAAGAGAGCTGATCTGCGAGGCTCTTGTTAGAATGACTGGAGTTAGATTTACCTCCTCTTTTATCATTCCGGGCGGTATTAGGCGAGACGTTGATAAGGCGACGCTTGATTGGCTTTACTCGGCAACATTTGCAATAGAGAAAAGGCTAAAGAGCTTTGAAAGGATCTTCATAAGGAATCCTACGGTTATTGCGAGGCTTAAGGATGTAGGGGTGCTTAGCAAGCAAGAAGCAATTGAATTTGGCGTTGTTGGGCCATTTTTAAGGGCAAGTGGGGTTGAGTATGACGTTAGAAAAGTTGAGCCCTACGAGGCTTACGACAAGGTTGACTGGGAAATCGTCGTGGCTGACGAAGGGGATAGCTATTCAAGGTTCCTTGTTCGAGTTAACGAAGTTGCCCAGAGCCTTAGAATTATAAGGCAGTGCATCGCAGATCTTCCACAGGGAAGAGTTATAAGTGAACAGATCTGCGACAGCCCTGAGATCAGGGGCGAGTTTTTTGACAGACTTGCAGACATCGTTCTGCCAGTCGGTGAGTTTACAACGCTAACT encodes:
- a CDS encoding NADH-quinone oxidoreductase subunit D is translated as MKEIPIEVPVEPPKELESLFLPIPKEYVEEVYKKDEFLILVGPQHPGSGHMRLIVRVKGDIIQEVIPDPGYVHRSMEKLAENRLYIQNIPLVERPAIMDSANLNLGYVRAIESALDLEVPERAKYLRTILAELCRIGTHLYDAAILAVFLGHTTGFMYPFGIRELICEALVRMTGVRFTSSFIIPGGIRRDVDKATLDWLYSATFAIEKRLKSFERIFIRNPTVIARLKDVGVLSKQEAIEFGVVGPFLRASGVEYDVRKVEPYEAYDKVDWEIVVADEGDSYSRFLVRVNEVAQSLRIIRQCIADLPQGRVISEQICDSPEIRGEFFDRLADIVLPVGEFTTLTEAARGSVIYTLVSDGESNVPYRLRIVTPGWLYLRGFMESLKGERLADLQAIYGSFGYFPPEADR